Proteins from a single region of Trichoplusia ni isolate ovarian cell line Hi5 chromosome 3, tn1, whole genome shotgun sequence:
- the LOC113492242 gene encoding peptidyl-tRNA hydrolase ICT1, mitochondrial, with amino-acid sequence MAFASLRFAVVNKMVQSATFTTLLKRPMAYKSAISLETLYPNSSLKLTTPAHPSDPNEKFSGYIPMDKLDISYSASSGPGGQNVNKVHTKVDLRFKPSEADWLHPDIKAKVQEMYANKLSKEGYLIIRSDATRSQQLNLADCMKKLRTILRAAAVTKKEPAPETVERIRQRHLKAARLRVAIKREDSLKRAMRQPPTIDL; translated from the exons ATGGCTTTCGCTTCGTTGCGTTTTGCTGTTGTCAACAAAATGGTGCAGTCGGCTACCTTTACGACGTTATTAAAGAGGCCGATGGCATACAAAAGTGCTATATCCTTAGAAACATTATACCCTAATAGTTCTTTGAAACTAACAACACCAGCACAT ccaTCGGATCCAAATGAAAAGTTCTCAGGTTATATACCTATGGATAAACTAGATATATCTTACAGTGCCAGCTCAGGACCGGGTGGACAAAATGTTAACAAG GTGCACACTAAAGTAGACCTGAGATTCAAGCCCAGTGAAGCGGACTGGTTACACCCTGACATCAAAGCCAAAGTACAAGAAATG TATGCTAATAAACTATCAAAAGAGGGCTACCTGATCATCCGGTCAGATGCTACTCGTTCACAGCAGCTAAACCTGGCTGACTGCATGAAGAAGCTGCGGACTATACTCCGTGCTGCTGCTGTTACCAAGAAGGAACCCGCTCCTGAGACTGTGGAGAGGATTAGGCAAAG ACACCTGAAGGCCGCCCGCCTGCGCGTGGCCATCAAGCGCGAGGACTCCCTGAAGCGCGCTATGAGGCAGCCGCCCACTATAGACTTATGA
- the LOC113508741 gene encoding clusterin-associated protein 1, with amino-acid sequence MSYRDLRNFSEAMRVLGFPKPISLESFRTPNWDLMEECLRWLAARVEPDAELGGGKGSVEQRVALVTHAIALFHSRANIKLNGKRVYGADGWAVREMMKVATLLRSALQTPSADEHQQETTPMSYDFSSRLGEIKQARALATDITAQGAFLHDLLAKEPENKEQREQALSRPLDMSAMEASLRRALDAVAGKVASGREQIDNVAASEAALDAKLERKRAELMRAEKRLHTVQKIKPAYQGELTSLESEIEQLWDQYVLRYRCVEALKHQLSVLESAQAEAAEEQQAAIMQLIHKYEAEDVLGKLSDSDDMDSSDDGKDLSEVKQPRPATRPKTRLRIKTAGNAAAEARRAFGSMAARDSLDEIRDEDDSRSDSDLSDRQIYGGGEVPSRWSRARPRPATRTLAAADDDDFADLIEGGPGLIGTYLTTLLCMLHDSVYIALLS; translated from the exons ATGTCTTACCGCGATTTAAGAA ATTTTAGCGAAGCGATGCGCGTGCTGGGCTTTCCGAAACCGATATCGCTGGAGAGCTTCCGGACCCCGAACTGGGACCTGATGGAGGAGTGCCTGCGCTGGCTGGCGGCCCGCGTCGAGCCTGACGCAGAGCTCGGCGGCGGGAAGGGCTCTGTGGAGCAGCGGGTCGCGCTCGTCACGCATGCTATAGCACTGTTT CACTCTCGCGCCAACATAAAGTTGAACGGCAAGCGCGTGTACGGCGCGGACGGCTGGGCGGTGCGCGAGATGATGAAGGTGGCCACGCTGCTGCGGTCCGCGCTCCAGACGCCCAGCGCGGACGAGCACCAGCAGGAGACCACGCCCATGAGCTATGACTTCAGCAGTCGG CTTGGTGAGATCAAGCAAGCTCGCGCTCTTGCAACAGATATAACGGCACAAGGTGCCTTTCTTCACGATCTGTTGGCCAAGGAACCTGAGAATAAG GAGCAACGTGAGCAAGCCCTGTCCCGTCCACTGGACATGTCGGCGATGGAGGCGAGTCTGCGGCGCGCGCTGGACGCGGTGGCGGGCAAGGTGGCCTCCGGCCGCGAGCAGATCGACAACGTGGCCGCCAGCGAGGCCGCGCTCGACGCCAAGCTCGAGAGGAAGAGGGCTGAGCTCATGCGGGCTGAGAAGCGACTGCACACCGTGCAGAAGATCAA GCCTGCATACCAGGGTGAGCTGACGTCACTGGAGAGTGAGATCGAGCAGCTTTGGGACCAGTACGTGCTGCGGTATCGCTGCGTGGAGGCACTCAAGCATCAGCTTAGCGTGCTCGAGAGCGCGCAGGCTGAG GCAGCTGAGGAACAGCAGGCGGCTATCATGCAGCTGATACACAAATATGAAGCTGAAGATGTTCTTGGGAAACTGAGTGATTCTG ATGACATGGACTCTAGTGATGATGGCAAGGACTTGAGTGAGGTGAAACAGCCGCGCCCTGCCACCAGGCCCAAGACACGGCTGAGGATCAAAACTGCAG GCAACGCAGCTGCAGAGGCTCGGCGTGCGTTCGGCAGCATGGCGGCGCGCGACTCACTCGACGAGATACGGGATGAGGATGACTCCAGATCAGACTCCGATCTGTCAGACAGGCAGATATATG GTGGCGGTGAGGTCCCCTCCCGCTGGTCGCGCGCGCGGCCCCGACCCGCCACGCGCACGCTGGCCGCCGCTGATGACGACGACTTCGCCGATCTGATCGAAGGTGGGCCCGGCCTCATAGGTACCTACCTCACCACACTACTATGCATGCTGCATGATAGCGTCTACATTGCTCTGCTTAGTTga